Proteins found in one Aspergillus chevalieri M1 DNA, chromosome 2, nearly complete sequence genomic segment:
- a CDS encoding palmitoyl-protein thioesterase family protein (COG:G;~EggNog:ENOG410PMHB;~InterPro:IPR030294,IPR002472,IPR029058;~PFAM:PF02089;~SECRETED:SignalP(1-17);~go_function: GO:0008474 - palmitoyl-(protein) hydrolase activity [Evidence IEA];~go_function: GO:0098599 - palmitoyl hydrolase activity [Evidence IEA];~go_process: GO:0002084 - protein depalmitoylation [Evidence IEA]) gives MYSLPLLLPFLIAPSATLPHQQTNSHPETKSPDLTPLPLVIWHGLGDSYQSSGLSEIASLAASTNPGTYIHIIHLSDSSTGDRQASFLGNVTEQVDFVCEQLSSEPIVGTAPAINALGFSQGGQFLRAYVERCNDPPVRNLVTVGSQHNGISEFQECMALDLICKGAEALLHAGVWSDFVQGRFVPAQYFRDPRDEESLGKYLESSNFLADINNEREGSRNEAYKKNLKKLNKFAMLMFEDDSIAHPKESAWFAEVNGTTGEVTPLRERDVYKEDWLGLKELDEQGKLDFLALPGDHLQMEDKQLVRLFQDYFGPVEVDLPDVMPAKGAKGAKHAEKVLVQQY, from the coding sequence ATGTACTCCCTCCCACTCCTCCTCCCCTTCTTAATAGCCCCTTCAGCGACCCTCCCACACCAACAAACCAACTCGCACCCGGAAACCAAGTCCCCCGACCtcacccccctccccctcgtAATCTGGCACGGCCTCGGCGATAGCTACCAAAGCAGCGGCCTCTCCGAAATCGCCTCTCTTGCCGCCTCCACAAACCCCGGCACATACATCCACATAATCCACCTCTCCGATTCCAGCACCGGCGACCGCCAAGCCTCCTTCCTCGGCAACGTAACCGAGCAAGTCGACTTCGTCTGTGAGCAGCTATCCTCCGAACCGATCGTCGGCACAGCACCCGCGATCAATGCGCTGGGATTCTCACAGGGTGGACAGTTCCTCCGCGCGTACGTGGAGCGGTGCAATGACCCGCCCGTGCGGAATCTGGTCACCGTGGGGAGCCAGCATAATGGGATTTCCGAGTTCCAGGAGTGTATGGCGCTGGATTTGATATGTAAAGGGGCGGAAGCGCTGTTGCATGCGGGTGTGTGGTCGGATTTTGTGCAGGGGAGGTTTGTGCCCGCGCAGTATTTTCGGGATCCGAGGGATGAGGAGTCACTGGGAAAGTATCTGGAGAGCAGCAATTTTCTCGCGGATATCAACAATGAGCGTGAGGGGTCGAGGAACGAGGCGTATAAGAAGAATCTGAAGAAGTTGAACAAGTTCGCGATGCTGATGTTCGAGGATGATAGCATTGCCCATCCGAAGGAGAGTGCGTGGTTTGCGGAGGTGAATGGGACGACTGGGGAGGTGACGCCGTTGAGGGAGAGGGATGTTTATAAGGAGGATTGGCTTGGGTTGAAGGAGTTGGATGAGCAGGGGAAGTTGGATTTTCTGGCACTGCCGGGGGATCATCTGCAAATGGAGGATAAGCAGTTGGTGAGGTTGTTCCAGGACTATTTTGGGCCTGTGGAGGTGGATTTGCCGGATGTGATGCCTGCGAAGGGTGCAAAGGGTGCTAAACATGCTGAGAAGGTGCTTGTTCAGCAGTATTGA
- a CDS encoding uncharacterized protein (COG:S;~EggNog:ENOG410Q1GQ) yields MNWTGGRLQRHSKDPSTLQKQRFAKPRSRDDDAQVPEIFQSQFHVPKSQKRTLSGEPDSRDQPSRNLHGLSNPPACASNEPPQALSRLDRIKRQLLGTNDWAAIGVTRPVKMPFRSIEELERFGKRRKLTEADHNRLVPSGGRISHPRPRQGPRERASSEFGMIGKVDIRIHRPWDSPESSSNGRNKNSNESSQPMLLDREDSDLVDRSLSTDGGAYSPSKGRTISSQLLLSSQNLPRKSPSLAPSDIVLPIESVSQEQEQQYANLFGPHPYPQPSRSLMRLDSYTPSLHQPVPQFPRRFTIDDQIAAELEAQPSREMRDKAQLQLSDAGDSYAASECSSKRMHDEYGLSAAAGTQFISSNQFSGWLPEPKHHVQQFVGQEDPSANTSHTVTVSETVDRGQPTYDAELGLRMNASGSYTSPIKIFDHSVGLNETMEDIQNSQQPVYNTNPRFNPPQSYMTPSPQHARPQEEFDPERYMLNGSIKRAMNQAFNDRPRKDFEPYRNTLFTPFRQRISRQPDVNNLNFVNDVVEQQTVYEQYLSTSTSSKQEATDSRQRFIATSSPNLLSTERTYRKPF; encoded by the exons ATGAACTGGACTGGAGGCCGTCTACAGCGACACTCGAAAGACCCAAGTACACTACAGAAACAGAGATTCGCAAAGCCCAGGTCAAGAGATGATGACGCTCAAGTACCTGAAATCTTCCAGAGCCAATTCCACGTCCCCAAGTCGCAGAAACGTACACTTAGCGGGGAACCTGATTCACGAGACCAG CCCAGTAGGAACTTACACGGGCTGTCCAACCCCCCAGCATGCGCGAGCAACGAACCTCCCCAAGCCTTATCCCGCTTAGACCGCATCAAACGCCAACTACTAGGAACAAACGACTGGGCTGCAATTGGAGTCACCCGCCCAGTCAAGATGCCATTTAGGTCCATAGAGGAACTGGAGAGATTCGGGAAAAGGCGGAAGTTGACAGAGGCGGATCACAATAGACTGGTCCCTTCCGGTGGCAGGATCAGCCACCCGAGACCTCGCCAAGGGCCGCGAGAGCGTGCGTCATCTGAGTTTGGAATGATTGGAAAAGTGGATATCCGAATACATCGGCCGTGGGATAGTCCAGAATCTTCGAGTAATGGTCGCAACAAAAACAGTAACGAGTCATCCCAGCCAATGCTCCTAGATAGGGAGGATTCCGACCTCGTGGATCGGAGTCTATCAACAGATGGAGGAGCATACAGTCCAAGTAAGGGAAGAACCATTTCCAGTCAATTACTTCTATCGTCTCAGAACCTTCCCAGGAAGTCGCCATCTCTTGCGCCATCGGACATCGTTCTTCCTATCGAGTCTGTATCTCAGGAACAAGAACAGCAGTACGCCAATCTATTTGGTCCTCATCCATATCCACAACCGTCTAGATCGCTGATGAGGCTCGACAGCTATACTCCCAGCCTTCACCAGCCAGTTCCACAATTTCCCAGACGTTTTACTATTGACGACCAGATCGCTGCTGAACTGGAAGCACAGCCCTCGCGCGAAATGCGGGATAAGGCACAACTACAACTGAGCGATGCAGGCGATAGCTATGCGGCAAGCGAGTGTTCGTCCAAGAGGATGCACGATGAATATGGTCTTAGCGCCGCAGCCGGGACCCAGTTCATATCGAGCAACCAGTTCTCTGGTTGGCTTCCGGAACCAAAGCATCATGTCCAACAGTTCGTGGGCCAGGAAGATCCTTCAGCCAACACATCACATACGGTTACTGTGTCGGAGACAGTCGACCGTGGACAACCTACCTATGATGCTGAGCTAGGTTTAAGGATGAACGCATCGGGCTCATATACCTCTCCGATCAAGATATTTGATCATTCCGTCGGACTTAATGAAACCATGGAGGATATCCAAAATTCACAGCAACCGGTGTACAATACCAATCCTCGTTTTAACCCACCCCAAAGCTATATGACTCCCAGTCCTCAGCATGCTCGACCACAGGAAGAGTTTGATCCGGAGAGATACATGCTGAACGGATCCATTAAAAGAGCAATGAACCAAGCATTTAATGatcgacccagaaaagatTTCGAACCCTACAGAAATACTTTATTTACCCCATTTCGCCAGAGAATCTCGAGACAGCCTGATGTTAATAATCTGAATTTTGTGAACGATGTTGTCGAACAGCAAACTGTCTATGAACAATACCTATCGACATCAACATCTTCAAAACAGGAAGCCACCGATAGTCGACAGCGATTTATTGCGACTTCGTCTCCAAATTTACTTTCAACGGAGAGAACGTACCGAAAGCCCTTCTAA
- a CDS encoding uncharacterized protein (COG:E;~EggNog:ENOG410PM1T;~InterPro:IPR004839,IPR000796,IPR015424,IPR015421, IPR015422;~PFAM:PF00155;~go_function: GO:0003824 - catalytic activity [Evidence IEA];~go_function: GO:0008483 - transaminase activity [Evidence IEA];~go_function: GO:0030170 - pyridoxal phosphate binding [Evidence IEA];~go_process: GO:0006520 - cellular amino acid metabolic process [Evidence IEA];~go_process: GO:0009058 - biosynthetic process [Evidence IEA]): MFENVQQGPVDPMFVLKRDADSDASPDKVDLGVGIYRNTEGKYHEMGVLREAKRILEQNNPGHDYESTTGKPAFLKDAAAVMFGEECEALNDGRITSVQTISGTGANHLAALFLARCAGSKQNTVYVGTPTWGNYEPLCSLVGLQVVKYRYYDPETATVDFTTLLNTVSSAPPNSIFILQGCCHNPTGADLTPSQWDALAEAMKKANVFPFLDIAYQGLGGSMDEDAYPIRLFTEMGFEMVVCQSFSKNLGLYGERCGVLHVVNSNAAIASRVYDQLRCLIRWEFSSSPAYGSRLASIAMGPDLKGQWSDELVAMRSRLLDNRQKLYQALQNTPGNWDVILTTKGLFACLPLNPLQCQQLRTTHHIYLPDNGRINVSGLNPTNVNQVAAAIDSVTRI, translated from the exons ATGTTTGAAAATGTGCAGCAAGGTCCGGTGGACCCTATGTTCGTCTTGAAGCGGGATGCGGACAGCGATGCGTCTCCGGACAAGGTGGATCTCGGTGTCGGGATTTATCGCAATACGGAGGGGAAGTATCATGAAATGGGAGTCCTGCGGGAG GCTAAAAGAATCCTGGAGCAAAACAACCCCGGACATGAT TATGAATCTACCACAGGGAAGCCAGCGTTTCTGAAAGATGCAGCGGCTGTCATGTTCGGCGAGGAGTGCGAAGCATTGAATGATGGGCGT ATCACATCCGTCCAAACCATCTCAGGTACAGGCGCAAACCACCTGGCCGCTTTGTTTCTAGCGCGATGTGCCGGCTCCAAGCAGAACACGGTGTACGTGGGTACACCAACCTGGGGAAACTACGAGCCCCTCTGCTCTCTGGTAGGCTTGCAAGTGGTCAAGTATCGATACTACGACCCCGAAACCGCCACAGTCGATTTCACAACCCTACTCAACACTGTCTCCAGCGCACCACCAAAcagcatcttcatcctccaaGGATGCTGCCACAACCCCACCGGAGCAGACCTAACACCATCACAGTGGGACGCGCTCGCAGAGGCAATGAAGAAAGCCAACGTCTTTCCATTTCTGGACATCGCCTACCAAGGTCTCGGCGGGTCAATGGATGAAGATGCCTACCCGATCAGGCTATTTACGGAGATGGGGTTCGAAATGGTTGTTTGCCAGTCGTTTTCTAAGAACTTGGGATTGTATGGTGAGAGATGCGGGGTGCTTCATGTCGTCAACTCAAATGCTGCGATTGCTTCGCGTGTTTATGATCAGTTGCGCTGTTTGATTCGGTGGGAATTTTCTTCGTCGCCGGCTTATGGGTCGCGTTTGGCGAGTATTGCTATGGGCCCGGACTTGAAGGGGCAATG GTCTGACGAGCTAGTAGCCATGCGCTCTCGGCTACTCGACAATCGACAAAAGCTTTACCAGGCTTTGCAGAAC ACACCGGGCAACTGGGACGTAATCTTGACGACAAAAGGTCTTTTCGC CTGCTTGCCTCTGAATCCACTTCAATGCCAACAACTGCGCACAACGCACCACATCTATCTACCGGATAATGGCCGTATCAATGTTTCCGGACTGAACCCAACTAATGTCAACCAGGTGGCCGCTGCCATTGATTCTGTGACGCGGATTTGA